The following proteins are encoded in a genomic region of Synechococcus sp. ROS8604:
- the ald gene encoding alanine dehydrogenase — translation MAQSVLTAPMATIGVPTEIKVDEQRVALTPDAVKELVTHGLEVRIQSGAGSGAGIDDEAFAAAGAEIVDQEQAWGAHLVVKVKEPQPEEFRFLRNDMVLFTYLHLAAYPEVGEALLAAGTTGVAYETVQLENGTLPLLAPMSEIAGRLAAQVGARLLERPQGGRGVLIGGCTGVQPARVVVLGAGTVGLNAARLVAAMDAEVMLLDRSPERLRSLEAYRSGRLMSVVSSRGLLERLIPTADLLIGAVLTPGGRAPTLVDEAMVKGMKPGSAIVDVAIDQGGCIATSRETTHTNPTVTIHGVQHYAVGNMPGAVPFTSTEALVSVTLPYIVGIAGRGLEEAVTERPELLSGLNTVQGSVCHPGVAKALDVPPRHPMACLR, via the coding sequence ATGGCTCAATCCGTACTGACGGCTCCGATGGCCACCATCGGAGTCCCCACAGAGATCAAGGTTGATGAGCAACGCGTCGCGCTGACACCGGATGCCGTCAAAGAACTCGTCACCCATGGACTGGAGGTGCGGATCCAGAGCGGTGCCGGCTCCGGAGCAGGCATTGACGACGAGGCCTTCGCCGCAGCAGGCGCAGAGATCGTGGATCAAGAACAAGCCTGGGGTGCTCACTTGGTTGTCAAGGTGAAGGAACCACAGCCGGAAGAATTCCGCTTTTTGCGAAATGACATGGTGCTGTTCACCTACCTGCACTTAGCGGCTTACCCAGAGGTGGGAGAAGCTCTTCTCGCAGCTGGCACCACGGGGGTTGCCTACGAAACAGTGCAACTGGAAAACGGAACCCTGCCGCTGCTAGCGCCCATGAGCGAAATCGCTGGCAGGCTTGCCGCACAAGTGGGGGCTCGCTTGCTGGAGCGCCCCCAAGGAGGCAGAGGAGTGCTGATCGGAGGCTGCACTGGTGTGCAACCAGCCCGGGTGGTGGTCCTGGGTGCAGGCACGGTGGGTTTGAATGCGGCGCGTCTGGTGGCTGCCATGGATGCGGAAGTGATGCTTCTGGATCGCTCCCCGGAACGGTTACGCAGCCTGGAGGCCTATCGAAGCGGACGCCTGATGAGCGTGGTGAGCAGCCGCGGGCTGCTCGAGCGCTTAATCCCCACTGCTGATCTTCTGATTGGCGCCGTCTTAACCCCTGGAGGCAGGGCACCAACGCTGGTCGATGAAGCGATGGTGAAAGGAATGAAGCCAGGCTCAGCGATCGTTGATGTGGCCATCGATCAAGGCGGCTGCATCGCCACGAGCCGCGAAACAACGCACACCAACCCCACCGTGACCATTCACGGTGTGCAGCATTACGCCGTGGGCAACATGCCTGGCGCCGTGCCGTTCACCTCCACTGAAGCCCTGGTGAGCGTGACCTTGCCTTACATCGTTGGCATCGCAGGGCGCGGCCTGGAGGAAGCGGTCACGGAGCGACCTGAATTGCTGTCTGGTCTCAATACGGTGCAGGGCTCCGTCTGCCATCCAGGCGTCGCCAAAGCCTTAGACGTACCACCTCGTCATCCAATGGCCTGCTTGCGTTGA
- a CDS encoding SagB family peptide dehydrogenase translates to MPKYLFREGVDLSTDINDIVVTTPYATRSNPHRQTFRLKNAKEPLKKLLAALSQEGVESNQYLALPETTESAATHLELGLQLKNLYEKGLLIHAIDGCNGRAMCLLPMKPGIKQQPCPDDGKALKLSKFTSIHPCLEGLDVTTPLSPTTLRLQDHRLYPLIQKLLSPCTTDIIRNVLPEDLRIHHRELISLLLSSGVAGICNTNHNADIDQEAIEAGWNRQDLSFHQQTRRHIVDFKAQESLPKPIDRKAPPAKHQRIILSTVSLPTPSIDNQKTNFYQVIQQRQSIRTYDSNPVSAEALGNLLWYSMHTREEILCDPALPRSYEGLLRPVASAGGLHSIELYLCIHLCIGISPGFYHYDSFEHSLGKISDLNRPCESMLEMAVNTTCRAPQASSVSPGYGQRPDVLIVMAARYERNASLHSETGLAYALILKDAGSLYQQLYLVATALQLAPCGLSFGSSELFEQASGISSKAECSVGEFMIGNPK, encoded by the coding sequence ATGCCCAAATACTTATTTCGAGAAGGGGTGGACCTCAGCACAGATATTAACGACATTGTTGTCACAACTCCCTATGCCACGCGATCAAATCCCCATCGCCAAACATTTCGCCTCAAAAACGCAAAAGAGCCCCTAAAAAAACTGCTCGCAGCACTTTCTCAAGAAGGAGTCGAAAGCAATCAATATTTAGCATTACCAGAAACAACAGAATCTGCTGCCACGCATTTAGAGCTTGGACTGCAACTCAAAAACCTTTACGAGAAGGGCTTACTGATTCACGCAATCGATGGATGCAACGGCAGGGCAATGTGCCTGCTGCCGATGAAACCAGGAATCAAACAACAACCCTGCCCAGACGACGGAAAGGCATTAAAACTTTCGAAATTTACCAGCATTCACCCCTGCCTTGAAGGCCTCGATGTCACAACTCCCTTATCACCCACAACGTTGCGACTACAAGACCATCGGCTCTATCCACTCATCCAGAAGCTCCTGTCGCCCTGCACAACAGACATCATCAGGAACGTCCTCCCTGAAGATCTACGCATTCACCATCGAGAGCTTATTTCCCTCTTACTTTCATCTGGCGTGGCCGGAATCTGCAATACAAATCACAATGCAGACATCGACCAGGAGGCCATCGAAGCTGGCTGGAACAGGCAAGACCTGAGCTTCCATCAACAGACGCGGCGCCATATTGTTGACTTCAAGGCACAAGAGTCTCTGCCAAAGCCAATCGACAGGAAGGCCCCACCAGCGAAGCACCAAAGGATCATCCTCAGCACAGTCTCCTTACCAACACCATCGATCGACAATCAAAAAACAAATTTTTACCAGGTCATTCAACAAAGACAATCGATTCGTACCTACGACTCCAATCCTGTCAGCGCTGAAGCTTTAGGCAATCTACTCTGGTATTCGATGCATACCCGAGAAGAGATTCTCTGCGACCCAGCCCTACCTCGATCCTATGAAGGCTTACTGAGACCTGTCGCCAGCGCTGGAGGCCTTCATTCCATTGAGCTCTATCTATGCATTCATCTATGCATCGGCATCAGCCCAGGCTTTTATCATTACGACTCTTTTGAGCACTCACTCGGAAAAATCAGCGACCTCAACAGACCATGCGAAAGCATGCTTGAAATGGCAGTCAATACAACATGCCGAGCACCTCAGGCTTCCTCAGTATCACCTGGCTATGGACAAAGGCCCGACGTCCTCATCGTGATGGCCGCGCGCTACGAAAGAAATGCAAGCCTTCATTCTGAAACCGGGCTGGCCTATGCCCTGATTCTTAAAGATGCAGGGTCGCTTTACCAGCAGCTTTATCTTGTTGCCACAGCTCTTCAGCTCGCCCCCTGTGGGTTGAGCTTCGGAAGCAGTGAATTGTTCGAACAAGCTTCCGGCATCTCCAGCAAGGCTGAATGTTCCGTAGGTGAATTCATGATTGGCAATCCCAAGTAA
- a CDS encoding YchJ family protein: MARAAGFGSSKSREPCPCLSGMSYERCCQPLHLGEQWAATAEQLMRSRYSAFAFADVDYLIATHPDAATPLLQRRKELRKNCREARWLGLKIKAVEAGGVNDLEGTVTFEATFAAGGQRNVMTETSLFQRKDRDPKGHWLYIKPL, from the coding sequence ATGGCAAGAGCTGCTGGCTTTGGATCATCAAAAAGTAGAGAGCCATGCCCTTGCTTGAGCGGAATGAGCTACGAACGATGTTGCCAACCTCTGCATCTAGGGGAGCAATGGGCTGCGACTGCTGAACAGTTGATGCGTTCGCGTTATTCGGCTTTCGCGTTTGCAGACGTGGATTATTTGATCGCAACGCATCCCGATGCTGCGACGCCTTTGCTTCAACGCCGAAAAGAGTTGCGGAAGAATTGTCGCGAAGCGCGTTGGTTAGGCCTGAAGATCAAGGCTGTGGAGGCTGGCGGTGTGAATGATCTTGAGGGCACAGTGACATTTGAGGCCACATTTGCAGCCGGGGGGCAACGCAATGTGATGACTGAAACGTCGCTCTTCCAGCGCAAGGATAGGGATCCAAAAGGCCATTGGCTTTATATCAAGCCTCTGTAG
- a CDS encoding DUF3326 domain-containing protein, with translation MVVPTGIGCAIGGYAGDALPSARLLASASGCLITHPNVMNGASLYWKDPRISYVEGYGLDRFAVGDWALRPARQQRIGLLLDAGIEPELRQRHLQVADGCRATLGIEIGPVVSSDVPLGVHMGLGQSGASWGTLERPDSLLRAGERLRAHGATAIAVVARFPDDQGSEALQAYRHGSGVDALAGAEAVISHLLVRHLQIPCAHAPALSALSLDEQLDPRAAGEELGYTFLACVLVGLSQAPDLLQRAAAHSQDLVADDLGVLVAPEGALGGEAVLACLERRVPVISVANPSVLQVTSTALGLGHEVLQARSYAEAAGMVLALREGVALSALMRPLPALKELT, from the coding sequence ATGGTGGTGCCGACGGGGATTGGATGTGCGATCGGCGGCTATGCGGGTGATGCGCTTCCCAGTGCAAGGCTTCTCGCTTCGGCCTCCGGCTGTTTGATCACCCACCCCAACGTGATGAATGGGGCGTCCTTGTACTGGAAAGACCCTCGCATTAGCTATGTGGAGGGGTATGGCCTCGATCGCTTTGCCGTCGGCGATTGGGCTCTACGGCCTGCTCGTCAGCAGCGGATTGGTTTGCTTTTGGATGCTGGTATCGAACCGGAGCTGCGTCAACGTCACCTTCAAGTGGCCGATGGTTGCAGGGCAACGCTGGGCATTGAGATCGGCCCTGTGGTGTCGAGTGATGTGCCGTTAGGGGTGCACATGGGATTGGGCCAGAGCGGTGCGAGTTGGGGCACCCTTGAGCGCCCGGATTCCTTATTGCGCGCGGGGGAACGCTTAAGAGCCCATGGAGCAACGGCGATTGCGGTGGTTGCCCGCTTCCCCGACGACCAGGGAAGTGAGGCATTGCAGGCCTACCGCCATGGCAGCGGCGTGGATGCCCTTGCAGGTGCCGAAGCCGTGATCAGTCATCTACTGGTGCGGCACCTGCAGATTCCTTGTGCTCATGCACCGGCTTTATCAGCGTTGTCGCTGGATGAGCAGCTGGATCCTCGTGCTGCAGGCGAAGAGTTGGGTTACACCTTTTTGGCATGCGTGTTGGTGGGTTTAAGTCAGGCACCAGATTTGCTCCAGCGTGCTGCTGCTCATTCACAGGATCTGGTGGCTGATGATTTGGGAGTGTTGGTTGCTCCAGAGGGGGCTCTGGGTGGAGAAGCCGTGTTGGCTTGTCTTGAGCGCAGGGTTCCTGTGATCAGTGTGGCCAATCCGTCCGTGTTGCAAGTCACGTCAACGGCGCTTGGCCTGGGACATGAGGTGTTGCAAGCGCGCTCTTATGCAGAAGCGGCTGGCATGGTGCTGGCCTTACGCGAGGGTGTGGCCTTATCCGCCTTGATGCGACCCTTACCTGCTTTGAAGGAGTTGACGTAA
- a CDS encoding 2Fe-2S iron-sulfur cluster-binding protein: MSDQASAVATYNVSIEVDAVEHSFSCRSDQTVLAAAEEAGVMLPSSCCSGVCTTCAARLKSGSVEQSDAMGVKEDLRAEGFTLLCVAFPCSDLQLLAGQEDALYEAQFGQYQK, from the coding sequence ATGAGCGATCAAGCCAGTGCTGTTGCCACCTACAACGTCAGCATCGAAGTGGATGCTGTTGAACACAGCTTTTCCTGTCGATCAGATCAAACGGTGTTGGCGGCGGCGGAAGAAGCAGGAGTCATGCTTCCGAGTTCATGCTGCTCAGGCGTTTGCACCACGTGTGCCGCCCGTTTAAAAAGCGGTTCGGTGGAACAATCTGATGCGATGGGTGTCAAGGAGGACCTACGCGCCGAAGGATTTACTTTGCTTTGTGTTGCCTTCCCTTGTTCTGATCTTCAGCTGTTAGCAGGTCAGGAGGATGCGCTCTATGAGGCTCAGTTTGGTCAGTACCAAAAATGA
- a CDS encoding TIGR02466 family protein — protein sequence MTLTLHQLFPTVVATTKLAIDPLDLAGHLQTLIALRGEAVGNPSEGCAWTGDINGVWQLHRQVEFAPLVQQVSAQAERYLAAVGFDCSQVALHLQRCWPVLSDWDQLVGRHHHPNAHLSAVLYLTGAGSGEEGVLRVHSPLQSNELLPGLSAGHAGPIAIDHPFNADSWDLAPEVGLLVLFPSRLDHSVLPNGDPESLRCSISFDFVLTAPEQGNPPEYLAPHPSHWSPCSDLSS from the coding sequence ATGACTTTGACCCTTCACCAGCTTTTCCCAACGGTTGTCGCCACAACAAAGTTGGCAATCGATCCACTCGACCTTGCTGGGCATTTGCAGACGCTGATAGCGCTTAGGGGTGAGGCCGTTGGCAACCCGAGTGAAGGTTGCGCTTGGACAGGTGATATCAACGGCGTTTGGCAATTGCATCGTCAAGTTGAATTTGCTCCGTTGGTTCAACAGGTGTCAGCCCAGGCCGAGCGTTATTTGGCGGCGGTTGGGTTTGATTGCAGCCAGGTGGCTTTGCATCTTCAGCGCTGCTGGCCTGTGCTGAGCGATTGGGATCAGCTGGTTGGCCGCCATCACCATCCGAATGCCCACCTCAGCGCCGTGTTGTATCTCACGGGGGCTGGCTCAGGTGAGGAGGGTGTGCTTCGTGTTCATTCGCCATTGCAAAGCAATGAACTCTTGCCAGGACTGTCCGCTGGCCATGCAGGGCCGATTGCGATTGATCATCCTTTCAATGCAGACAGCTGGGACTTGGCTCCGGAGGTTGGCCTGCTAGTGCTATTCCCTTCCAGGCTTGATCACAGCGTGTTGCCCAATGGCGATCCTGAGTCGCTGCGCTGCTCGATCAGTTTCGACTTTGTGCTCACGGCTCCTGAGCAGGGCAACCCACCGGAATACCTTGCCCCCCATCCTTCTCATTGGAGTCCCTGCTCGGATTTGTCGTCATGA
- a CDS encoding F0F1 ATP synthase subunit gamma: MANLKEIRDRIKSVKNTRKITEAMRLVAAAKVRRAQEQVLRSRPFADRLARLLENLQARMRFEDADAPLLEQRPVETITLMAVTGDRGLCGGYNSNIIKRTEKRFAELQSQGYKVTLVLIGRKAISYFTNRSYPIQATFTGLEQVPTADEAGSIASEIFAEFLSQASDRVEIIFTKFINLVSCKPVVQTLLPLDPQGIAEAEDEIFRLTTKEGRLSVETGSAPDNSQPPLPSDIVFEQSPDQLLNALLPLYLQNQLLRSLQESAASELASRMTAMNNASDNAKELAKTLTLDYNKARQAAITQEILEVVGGSAAAGA; the protein is encoded by the coding sequence ATGGCAAATCTCAAAGAGATCCGGGACCGGATTAAATCGGTCAAGAACACCCGAAAGATCACCGAGGCCATGCGCCTCGTGGCTGCGGCCAAAGTTCGTCGAGCCCAAGAGCAAGTCCTGCGCAGCCGTCCGTTTGCTGATCGGCTCGCACGTTTGCTTGAAAACCTCCAAGCGCGGATGCGCTTTGAAGATGCGGATGCTCCCTTGCTGGAACAGCGTCCTGTTGAAACCATCACCTTGATGGCCGTTACTGGCGATCGTGGTCTTTGCGGTGGTTACAACTCCAATATCATCAAGCGCACTGAAAAGCGTTTCGCTGAGCTTCAGAGCCAGGGTTACAAGGTGACTCTTGTGTTGATTGGACGCAAAGCAATTAGTTATTTCACCAATCGTAGTTATCCCATCCAAGCTACCTTCACGGGCTTGGAGCAAGTACCTACTGCTGATGAAGCTGGGTCCATTGCTAGCGAAATCTTTGCTGAGTTTCTTTCTCAGGCATCAGATCGAGTTGAGATTATTTTCACCAAGTTCATCAACTTGGTGAGCTGCAAGCCAGTAGTGCAAACGCTTCTGCCTCTTGATCCCCAAGGGATTGCTGAGGCCGAAGATGAAATCTTCAGGCTTACAACAAAAGAAGGTCGCTTGTCTGTTGAAACAGGAAGTGCTCCTGATAATTCACAGCCTCCTTTGCCTTCCGACATCGTCTTCGAGCAAAGTCCTGATCAATTGTTGAATGCGTTGTTGCCTTTGTATCTACAAAATCAACTCTTGCGTTCCCTGCAGGAATCAGCAGCATCCGAGCTGGCAAGCCGAATGACGGCAATGAACAATGCCAGTGACAATGCCAAGGAGTTGGCTAAGACTCTGACGCTTGACTACAACAAGGCACGTCAGGCAGCCATTACCCAGGAAATTCTGGAAGTGGTGGGTGGATCTGCAGCAGCAGGCGCCTAA